A window from Ramlibacter pinisoli encodes these proteins:
- the dut gene encoding dUTP diphosphatase, translated as MNIDVKILDPRMAGQLPAYATPGSAGLDLRACIDAHIDLGPNAWHLVPTGIAIWIKDPGYAALILPRSGLGHKHGIVLGNLVGLIDSDYQGQLMVSCWNRSDTAFRLQPMERLAQLVIVPVLQARFNIVDEFPATQRGEGGYGSTGKG; from the coding sequence ATGAACATCGACGTCAAGATCCTCGACCCGCGCATGGCGGGCCAGTTGCCCGCCTATGCCACGCCCGGCAGCGCCGGCCTCGACCTGCGCGCCTGCATCGACGCGCACATCGACCTGGGGCCCAATGCCTGGCACCTGGTGCCGACCGGCATCGCCATCTGGATCAAGGACCCCGGCTACGCGGCGCTCATCCTTCCGCGCTCGGGGCTCGGCCACAAGCACGGCATCGTGCTGGGCAACCTGGTCGGGCTCATCGACAGCGACTACCAGGGCCAGCTCATGGTCAGCTGCTGGAACCGCAGCGACACGGCGTTCCGGCTGCAACCCATGGAGCGGCTGGCCCAGCTCGTCATCGTGCCGGTGCTGCAGGCACGCTTCAACATCGTGGATGAGTTCCCCGCCACCCAGCGCGGGGAGGGCGGCTACGGCTCCACCGGCAAGGGCTGA
- a CDS encoding glycine zipper 2TM domain-containing protein, which translates to MRTSKRFLPAVGATALAALLAACGSPPQQAGSYPTAPYPTASNYPATPMPGQTYPGGAQTIPAVELGRVTDIQTVAMGQAGTANPNASRDAAIAGGVIGAVVGNVIGKNVNNGHNRTGTTVLGGAAGAAIGSSVGGRNDGSNTAAAGAGAGAYRVTVQTDNGSRRIYEVGTLGDLRVGDRVRVENGVIYRS; encoded by the coding sequence ATGCGCACTTCGAAGCGTTTCCTGCCGGCCGTCGGCGCGACCGCCCTGGCCGCCCTGCTGGCAGCCTGCGGCAGCCCGCCCCAGCAGGCAGGCAGCTACCCGACCGCTCCGTACCCGACGGCGAGCAACTACCCCGCCACGCCGATGCCGGGCCAGACCTATCCCGGCGGCGCGCAGACCATCCCCGCCGTGGAACTTGGCCGTGTCACCGACATCCAGACCGTCGCCATGGGCCAGGCCGGAACGGCCAACCCGAATGCCAGCCGCGATGCGGCCATCGCCGGCGGCGTGATCGGCGCCGTGGTCGGCAACGTCATCGGCAAGAACGTCAACAACGGCCACAACCGCACCGGCACCACGGTGCTGGGCGGCGCGGCCGGGGCGGCCATCGGTAGCAGCGTGGGTGGCCGCAACGACGGCTCGAACACGGCGGCGGCCGGCGCCGGTGCCGGGGCGTACCGGGTCACCGTGCAGACCGACAACGGCTCCCGGCGCATCTACGAGGTGGGAACCCTCGGCGACCTGCGCGTGGGCGACCGCGTGCGGGTCGAGAACGGCGTCATCTACCGGTCCTGA
- the coaBC gene encoding bifunctional phosphopantothenoylcysteine decarboxylase/phosphopantothenate--cysteine ligase CoaBC yields MNDLAGKHIVLGLSGGIACYKSAELCRAFVKEGATVQVVMTEAAEQFITPVTMQALSGRTVYTSQWDVREPNNMPHINLSREADAIVIAPCSADFMARLVHGRADELLSLLCLARPIERVPLLLAPAMNREMWAHPATQRNMAQLAQDGATILGVGSGFQACGETGDGRMLEPPELLEDIVAFLQPKPLAGKRLVVTAGPTFEALDPIRGITNHSSGKMGFAIARAAREAGAAVTLVAGPVRLPTPRGVQRIDVTSARQMLAATLAATVDADVFVATAAVADWRPAEECGHKIKKDGSGQPPSVAFTENPDILATVAQGERARRRALFCVGFAAESHDLLVHAQAKRARKGIPLLAGNIGPLTFGQDDNQLLLVDEHGTQELPRAPKLELARSLVADIARRLPSWTA; encoded by the coding sequence ATGAACGACCTCGCTGGCAAGCACATCGTCCTCGGGCTGTCCGGCGGCATCGCCTGCTACAAGTCCGCCGAGCTGTGCCGCGCCTTCGTCAAGGAGGGCGCCACGGTGCAGGTCGTGATGACCGAGGCGGCGGAGCAGTTCATCACGCCGGTCACCATGCAGGCCCTGTCGGGGCGCACCGTCTACACCTCGCAGTGGGACGTGCGCGAGCCGAACAACATGCCGCACATCAACCTGTCGCGCGAGGCCGATGCCATCGTCATCGCGCCGTGCAGCGCCGACTTCATGGCGCGGCTGGTGCACGGACGCGCCGACGAACTCCTGAGCCTGCTGTGCCTGGCGCGCCCGATCGAGCGCGTGCCGCTGCTGCTGGCACCGGCGATGAACCGCGAGATGTGGGCCCACCCGGCCACCCAGCGCAACATGGCGCAGCTGGCGCAGGACGGCGCCACCATCCTCGGCGTGGGATCGGGCTTCCAGGCCTGCGGAGAGACCGGCGACGGCCGCATGCTGGAGCCACCCGAGCTGCTGGAGGACATCGTCGCCTTCCTGCAGCCCAAGCCGCTGGCCGGCAAACGGCTGGTGGTGACGGCCGGCCCGACCTTCGAGGCGCTCGATCCGATCCGTGGCATCACCAACCATTCGTCCGGCAAGATGGGCTTTGCCATCGCCCGCGCCGCCCGCGAGGCCGGCGCCGCCGTCACACTGGTCGCCGGGCCCGTGCGCCTTCCCACCCCGCGCGGCGTGCAGCGCATCGACGTCACCTCGGCGCGGCAGATGCTGGCGGCCACGCTGGCGGCCACGGTCGACGCCGACGTCTTCGTCGCCACCGCGGCGGTGGCCGACTGGCGCCCGGCCGAGGAATGCGGGCACAAGATCAAGAAGGACGGCAGCGGGCAGCCGCCCAGCGTCGCCTTCACCGAGAACCCGGACATCCTGGCCACCGTGGCGCAGGGCGAGCGGGCCCGCCGGCGCGCGCTGTTCTGCGTCGGCTTCGCGGCCGAAAGCCACGACCTGCTCGTGCATGCGCAGGCCAAGCGGGCCCGCAAGGGCATCCCGCTGCTGGCCGGCAACATCGGCCCCCTCACGTTCGGGCAGGACGACAACCAGCTGCTGCTGGTCGACGAGCACGGCACGCAGGAACTGCCGCGCGCCCCCAAGCTGGAGCTGGCCCGCTCGCTCGTGGCCGACATCGCGCGCCGCCTTCCCTCCTGGACCGCATGA